AGCCCCATTACTGTATCAAACATGAAAAACGAGCACTTTTTGAAATCAGATCGTTTTTCAAAAGTTTGAACAACTATTTAACAAAATGTTTGTCaaacgtgaacaatttttaaaaatatttgaacaaaatttgaaattattGTCATTTTTAAAAAGTGCAGTTTTTTTCTTCAAAATTCCATGCAATTTCTAGAAATTAGCAAAATTTATAAATTAAGATTTTTGAAAAAgagaacaaagttcaaatcaaaACAAATCggaatttaaaaaaattcaaataaaattggaAAGGAAAAACATTTTCTCAAATTCCTGCACATTTTTCAAACAAGTAAGCATTTTTTTAAAACATGAAAAAAATTAAGAACATTTTCTTGATTTTTGAACAAATTATGAAAACGGGATacttaaaaaaatcattttttttcacAATTGTGAACGAATTTGAAAACAGGACAGTTTTTGTAATTcctgatttttttcaaaaaaacaaaTAGTTTTTTTTTTAATATGTGAACAACTTTTGAAAACTCAAACACTTCTTTGTGGTTACACTCGCTGCAACAACCGATAGGGGCTACGTGCTCTTTGTATTTGGTTTTCGCATGATTTTTTCCCCATCAACTAGATAACTTTTAGTGAATGAACCCTTTCCTTCTGGAGGTGTTGCTAAGAAAACAAAAGTGGAAACTTACAGTGTTTtgatttattttttcgttttcaCTTACAGGACAACAAACAGATGTGGCACCAAGTGGTTTGAGAGAAGGACGTGGCTACAGAGCGCCACGGCACCCGTTAGTTGTCCAGAGCACACCCTCCgtattaggaaaatgatgtgacaTGTCATCTTAGCCTACCAAAAAAGGAAAGTATGCAGTCTCACATCGTCAGGTTACCTCAGCCGAGAGAACACGTGCAATTATTTATGGTTTCAAAAAATTTAAGAAGTCATAACTTTTGATTCGAGTGTCGGAATTTAGATCCGTTTTCACTATTGGGTTTCTCccgacgagttcttcaaaactagatcctataTGAGTAGGTTTCGATAAACATTTTTTCCGAGCAACTTTGTGTGCTACAGAGGCAACTTCAGTGCTATAGGAAAGCAACTCCTTTTTTTTCATCTACTATCATCGGAGGATTCTTCTAAGTTGGTTACCATGACTACCAATTAGCTAACTTCACCTCTAAATTTCCTACCATAAGGACACTCAATCACGCCAAATTTCAGGATCGGCCTCTCCAGACACCTTTAACCAGCCAATGATGGTCACCTAATTTGTTTGAACAAGTCTGTACGTCTGAAATCCTCCAAACCGAACAACGAGGCGACGTTCTCAAGGCCCCTCAGCATCCGTTGCTCCCTCCGACATTAAGTTGGATCCCATCTCCCAAGGCATCAGAGGAGAAAATTCCGCCAAGTAGTTTCGATCGTATCAAGGGATCCGACCCAGAGGAGATAAATTGTTGACGCATCTCTATGACACAAACTTGAAAGGTATCTAAAATCTTTACATATTAGCCAAGTTATGGTCTTGGTAATGTGTCTGTTCATGAGGATTGGGCAATTGGACATGATTTTAGACAACTGTATGGTTGATTGTTGGCAACCACATACATGGTTTTAGACAATTGTATGATTGATTGTGGGCAACTGGATACATGCATGGTTTTAGAGAACTGTATGGTTGATTGTTggcaactggatacatggttttagGCAACAGTATCGTTGATTGTGGGCAACCGGATACATGGATTTAAACAACTGTATGGCTGATCAtgggcaactggatacatggttttagacaactgtatggttgattgtgggcaactggatacatggttttagGCAACAGTATCGTTGATTGTAGGCAACGATGACACCTGAAAAAGGTTGGGTGGGGCCTCACCATAACTTCGGTCACCACACTAGACAGGAAAACACCAACGCACGATTTGTGCCAAATCGAATGGCTTGGGATGGTGCGCTCGACGTCTCCAAATATTACAGCAGTACTAATAAGCATTTGGGGACAACTTATATGTGAATTTAGTGAACAAGATAGTCATGTGAGGCAGCTTATAATGACTTCTCGTTGATAGGCAATCATAGTAGGTAAATTAAGAAGAAGTTACTTTTctatagcactaaagttgccttTTTAGCACGCAAAGTTgctcaaaacagaaagtttgtcgaAACATATCCATATGTGATCTACTTTTGAAGAACTCGTCCCGAGAAACCCAACGGTGAAAACGAATCTGAATTCCGATACTTGAATCAAAAGTTATGGCTTTTTAAAATTTTATTAAGCCCAATTAAATGCACGTACATGTCCTTTCTTGACTCATTTGTGTAAAGTAGGCAGCATCAACGAGATCATGAACAGATACTTTCTTTTTTCATAGTGTAATGATGACACAAAATGTTAATTACTATTTTTGTAAAATGAGTTTTTTGTCGTGTACTGCGTGCGCTCGTGACGCCCGAGTAGCGCAACTGCACTTTGAAGTATTTAGGTTGAGAGAATCGCAAAAGCGGGAGACCAAGTGCTTCAACTTGGCATCTATACATGCTGATTGCTTTGCGTGAGAGTTGAAACGAACCTTGGTTTCTTTCTAGAGAAAAACGTACGAGAGACCCACACTTTCTTTCCGGCCGTGGAGGAACGTGCGCCATAGGGGTACCCCGTGGTTTGATACTTAGACACCTGATGAAAGCAACCACGACACATGACTGAAAGCCATAGACCTTCCGCCCTCTTCTCCAAGAAGCATATAAACGTGCTGTGAGTGGTGGTTAGCTAATATGCTTGGCCAACTGCTCTAATTACCCGACGCGGCGCAGCAGCTTGCTTGGTGGCCGGCCGGCCGGTTGTAGCGGAGTTCCAGCTCCGGCGGCTCGATTGATCCGGGGGAAAGTGGCCGCGTCAGTTCGAGGTGAGAGATCGATATCTATTCCTCCCCATGAGTTTCAGCTTCATCTGTCTCTTTACTAGGTCGATCACCGCTGCTATTCTGTCGTGAgactatatctatatctatatctagtAGTGCTCCTCGCGCTTATATACTTTCATGCTCTCGTGTTTAAAAAACCATATTTAATGTTTCTAAAACTTCTTTTTTTATTAATGTTCGCAAAATATGTGTCAAAGGCTACTAAAAGTTTCAAATCCAAATTCGAAATACACGATAGAGAAACATAAAAGTACAAACCCAAATGTGAATACGACACTAGCTAGGCATAGGACGCGAAGCCATCAGGAAACAAAGACCTCATCTTTGaaaaattaatagaaattaaagAAAACAGACCGTATTTTGATTTATTATTTGGTGTCACAAGGCCCGGCCTATGATACTTTTTACAATGCAATTAGGAAATCAATGAGGCAACTAGTTGAGGAGCTCTCTCGCAGCCCCCCAAAGGGTCACTTGCGGGTGGGCTGAGAGCGTGCCATGTGTCGCACTCTGGATGCTCCCTCCGGATTCTTTTTGCGCatgcgtttttggctttttagatgATTTTTTCCGGTTATTGTCAGCACTTCGGTTTTCCACCgatctttcttagcttttcgataacaaaaatttgaagcatggctgtgcctctcggaaacagaaaaaacgcattttttctccttccacgagaggcacggttttacttTCGCGGGTGATTTTGCTTCCGGGAGAGGGATGGCCGTGCCTCTAGGAAAcagaaaaaacacattttttttcttctgcaagaggcatggttttgctttcatgagaggcacagttttgcttccgcgagaggcatggccgtgcctctcgtaaattaaaaaaacatgtttttttccttccgcgagaggcacaaccGTGGTTTTTTCATCCTTGTTTTCATGAAAAAGTCGTCAAAACATATCAATGTGGAATCTAGTATTGAAGACCTCGAcgtgaggaatccaacggtgaaaagggttcgagatttggacgcacggtgaGATAAAACGATTTGAATTAACGGATCTACAAAAAATGGAAAACTCTcatgttgcgacaagtgacgcacatgcaggGCACCACTTGTTGAAACCTTGGGAGACGGGGTGATCTTTGGAAGGAGTACTTCTTAATTAGTTATTTCGGGAAATCATCGTGTTATTACAAACCAACACATGTTACCATTGACCGAATCATGGTCCAGTAAGGCAACCGGGGCAAGCCCAATAAAGAcattttttatttctcttttttagaCAAATGTAGTAAAACGAACATAGTCTTGGAAAAAGCACATATAATTTATATGTACTAGCAAAAAATGAATAATGTATAGAAATGTTCATAATACTGACATCTATATATTCGTGAAATTTGCATGCACATGAAACGTGGCATTTAATATGTTTCTAACAAAAAAGTGTAACTGAAGATTCCAAATAGAAATTAAATAAGCCTAACATCCATTTGaatttatatatttatttttaatatGATGTATAGAGTTGTGGAGGAACTTAAATATGAATTGTGTTTCCATTGAGATACATGTAGTTAAATTTGAAATTATATCTAGTTTATAGCTAGAAATTCATTTAATGCCCAAATAATACGAGCAATTTAATGAATTGAGGAAAATAGTTAATGTTTATATGAACAATATAATCAACTATGTTCCATGTAAAAAAACATTGGAGCATTTTAGATAAATATTTTCTACGGTACTACGGTAGCACCTTAACTTGGTATTTAAAATACAAATTATTActctctctgttccaaaataagtttctcaacttaagtgtctcaactttgtactaactttagtataaagctATGCTAAAGTTGAGACaattattttgggacagagggagtacataacaagTTGGAACATGAACGTTTGAAGTTGTCTGAATTTCACGTGCAAACGGTAAAAAGGAAGTATAATTGGATCAAATCAAGTTGTTGTCCAaatctcaaatgcaaatgatgaaggaaatgtttcttggaGTTCAAACATTTTAGGTTAGCTTTGAATGCTATGGTAATTCTTGCATGATGAATATAAGGTTAGAACATGAACGTTATTGGAACATTATATTTTTAGAACacatttattttttatatattacaaaCAATAAGAATCATGTAAATGTCTGGACTTTCTTAGCAAATGTTTGTAATTTTGTATACTTTCTAGACACGGGTTAAAGAGTTTTGATTCCAGATGCATCAACCATGGAGTCTTCATGGTTGTTGTACGTGTTTATAGTGGGTTACAACATAGACACTTTAGCCAGTGTAGCTGGTTTTTTGAAAAGAATTTACCAGCATATAGTGTTGATGTTGTCACCATACTGGTTAGTATTAGTTACCACCATGCCGATGCTATATTTGCTAGACTTTTTAGCACAAGATAACACCATAAtgacaatcactagtagaaaaagggcctaatgtgaagctcattagtcccggtttgtaattgaaccggcactaatgtaaccattagtgccggttccaacggctaggcgggcagtgctcattagtaccggttcgtggcgaaccattagtaccgattcgtgccacAAACCAATACTAAAGACGTGGTgtcctttagtacgggttggtggctccaaccggtactaaagaccccccctttagtatgggttcgtgccaccaaccggtactaaaggggtgcgctgccaccagcagtgcacaatgtttagtcccacctcgttagttgagaggagctcgcaccggtttataagccccgccgcggctactgtgtcgagctcctctctaagcaggcctttgtgggcctattgcaagtcttctaccctgtggggcctactgggccatacgggcctgcatcctggcccaactagaggttgggtttctagtcgtatgcaggccgtgccggcccagtaggtgggctgtttttgctttatttcaaaaaaagattcaaaaaaaaatcctttagtcccggttggtgtgttaccaaccgggactaaaggtcccccggACCACAGTGCGCCTCGTGCCACttggtggccctttagtggcggttcgtgttgaaccggtactaagggggggggctttagtccccacactttagtgccggttgcagaaccggcactaaagggccttacgaaccggtgctaaagcccGGTTTTGCACTAGTGAATGTACATATCATGCTTCACGATAACTTATTATGAAAATGGTATAATAATTGCATTGGTTATCACCATATAGGTATGAGGTATTTACTATAGAATTTGTGAACATAGTAATGCCTATGTGTGGTCCTTAATATTATCACCACCATGGTGGTTACCTAACATATTGATGCTTAAGTGTGGGCATTGTATTAGTTAACACCATGGTGGTCATGTACTTTCCAGACAATCCAGTAATAGCTACCATCACGATTGGTATCATACTTACCAGCATGACAATATACAATATGAAGGTGTTTATTGGATGAAAAAATTAGAGCACATATATCCTAGTGAGGTGTAGATAACAAAATCAAAACTATATTATGCAACAATCGTAAAGTGCAACAAAAAACTACAAAAGAATACGAGGAGAAAAGAATGAAATACACGTTTTTTAATGAAATGCCACAAATTGAAGCATAGAATTCCAAAATTTTGTATGCTCGATAAAAAATGCAGCTAATTCCGTCCTAAAGTGAAATGCATTATGTTAGGAATGTATCATGCCCCGTCCAAAAAATACAGTTGACTCTGACGAATAATGCAGTACACTCTCTCCAAATTCCAGTATGTATCATCTAACCCTAGTTGAGTTTATTTATTTGTTCTTCTTTTAGAAAACGGAAACCACCTGCTGGCATGTTTACAACTTCTAAGAGTGTTTAGCTCAATAACTTCCCATACGCACAAATGTTCTTCCTCCTTCATCACCAAATCAACCCCGAGCCCTTCTTTCCACTCACTCAGACATCCATGGCGGTCTCGGCGAACCCGTCATGGATGTGCACTGGCGGTCAAAAAGTAGGTATTGTTTGGAAGGAACTATTCCTTTCTCTGCTTCCTATTCGTTGTCTCACTGTCATCATTGCCAGGGCCCTCCACCCCTCCTCCATCTTTGCCTCGACTCTCTCTATGCATATATATGTGCTGCAGGCGGTGTCTGCTGGCTAGCTAGTACCTACCGCTCTGATGCTTCTGGCAAGCTAACCAGTTGATTGCTCCAAGGCCGTGGAGGTGGTGAGAAGCACAGAGATTAACTAGTGATCCTAGTCCAAGCTTATATTTGGTATTTTTTTACTTCTAATGTCTCTTGGTTTATCCCTTTTTATATCCTTTTTACTTCTTTTTGATGTCATACTATCTTACTAGTCACTTATTAGTATAATTAAGTACACTTTGCTATTCGTCAGTTGCAGAACTTTTTTCATTTTAGTCAATTTGTTCCTTTGCATTCAGTCATTTTTTAGGTGTGTTAGTCATTTTTCCCTGTGTGctcagttgtgtgtgtgtgtgtgagagagagagagagagagagagagagagagagagagagagaaagagagagagagaggggggggagtcAAGGCACTGACATGAGATTCATCTTTGACGTCGGGCCAGGACAGTTAATCTCCAACATTGTTGTTATGTTATTTGAACACCGAGTATAATATGGATGTATACATACACACAAATCATACTGTTGTTTGAAAGTTACACCACTATATGTTTGTTCTTGCTTATTGTTGAATAATATAAATTCTATGTAATTTGCATGCAAATTTCTAGTATGGGCTAATATGGTTCTTTTTCCTTCTTGTGTTCATTGCCTATATGATTGTTTTAGTTTCTGTATTTGCTTGATTAATTGTTTCCttgatttgattttatttatttcataGTAACACCAATGCTCTATCTTAGAATaactttaaaaaatatattatatacAAAAACCCTTTAAGCAATATGTATTATATTTGTCTCTTAGTTAATGTTTATGTTTACTGCTAACAAAAAACATAACTCACATGAAaaagtgtactccctccgttcccaaatataagtctttctagagattaaaacaatgactacatacggagcaaaataagtgaatctacaccctaaaatatgtctacatacatccgtatgatGTAGTCCATTTGAATTgtataaaaagacttatatttaggaacggagggactagTAAGCCTCAATCCTTTTTAAGCATTTTCTTAATAGTATCTTTCTTACTCTTTGTCTATATATGACTTTAGTTATTAGTTGTTACACTTTGTATTACTACTCCATACTTGGAGGGTCAAACTAACTAACTTATACAGGAAGTGCAGGGGAAAGGTTGACCTGATCTTGGTGATGGCGTCGAGCACCAGCGTTGCACCTCCTAGCTCGCCAAATGCTCTGGCGGTAAGACATGCAGATGGCCAGCAGTTACAGGTGATCGACGGCAAGACTTCACGAAGGGGTGGGGATACAACACCGGAGTCCATAAACCCCCTGCTGCTGGCATCTGTGTGCTATGGCTCGGCCGGTGCATTGAATTTCCTTTTCAACAGGGAAGATGCAAAAGTGGCACCAATGATAATGCCTACTCAGGCATTTCTTGACTTGTTAGTGGGATACACCCCTAGTAGGAGCACCAGAAGGAGACTGACCGTGCTGCATGCTTCTGGCGGTGTAGAAGATGTCGTTGATCAACTTGATTTGCAAGCAGCAACTCCGCTTCTCAAGGGCATCACGGCCGAGGGGGATACCGCGCTACATGTGGTCGCTAGCCATGGGGACAACCTGGAGTTTTTGGAGTGTGCTAGAATCATCGTCAAGAGGTACCAAGCACTATTATTTTCTCTAAATAATAAGGATGACACGCCCTTGCATTGTGCTGCTAGAGCCGGCCATTCCAAGATGCTTTCTTGTCTCATTGAAGTTGCTACAAGTCACAAGAGGCTGCATGAACTATTGAGACAGGAGAATATGTGTAAGGAGACGGCCTTGCATGATGCTGTACGGATTGGAAGTAACGATATTGTCATGCGTTTGTTGGCAGCTGATTCTGACTTGGCTAATTATCCTAAAGAAGGCACTTCACCATTGTACCTAGCAATTTCACTGCAAAAGGACATCATTGCAAGGACACTACATGAGAAGAGCGACGGGAATCTTTCATATTTCGGACCAAAAGGGGGAAATGCGCTACATGCTGCAATTCTTCGAGGCACAGGTACCAAAAGTTCTATTCTAAAACTTATTAGTGCACCTGATTAAACATGGGTTTAGATGTAACAATTCTTCAAGCTTAAACATATATCCATTGGTCGTCTATCAATTCTGTACACCCCCTTTTTTTGGCGGGAATACACTTCTTTTTGTTGTGTCAATGTACTTACTTTTCATGATGTGTGGCACAACACTTTCTCACACTTTTTCTCCCTTCTGTTGAAATAGCAGTGAGACTCAAACTATCTAGACATCTAATGTTTTCAAGAGAACCTGCATGGAAATGTGTCAGTATACCTATTTTAAGTTATTTTGTGGAACGGGCttgctaaaaatcagtcgactgagatttaacgaagtctcagtcgaccTTGCAGCATTTTGGTCCAGCGTTTGCAACATTTTTTTCTGCCGGTTGCAACATACGTCTTGCTGGTTGTAGCATGTCGTTCCTCTTCGATTGCAGCACATCATCTCGCCGGTCGCAACCTCCTTCTTTGACGGTTGTAGCATTTTTACCAGAACGGTTGTTACATATGTTGTTGTTGCTTGAAGTATCGTTGCAACATTTTTCATCGCCGTTTGCAACATCCAGCCATGCTGCTTGCAGCACCACAACTACGCTGACGTCACTCGActaagacttggttaagtctcagtcgactgagttcTAGACAGACCCTTTGTGGAAATATGTCATTAACCCCCATATGTAAATGGCACCCCTGAAGTTCCGTGATCAGTTCATAGCAGAATCCATTCATGGTACGGAAAAATGATAATAGACCTAGCCGTAAGGTCATGTAAAAAATGAGGCAAATGTTTGATACTTTTTTCATCCATAATCCCCTGTCCGTCATGTTGCTTTACATAGCTTAGACTAAGGGACAAATATCTCATTTTCAGGGATCACGGAAGATCTGTTGAAGTGGAACAATAGCCTTACCACACTCGTGGACAGAGATGGGAGTACGCCTCTTCACTTGGCTTCATCTTTCTTGGTTTCCACTGGATTCAGGAAATTATTCCAAGCTAACCCAGCACCGGTGTATCAAGCAGACAACAATGGACTGTTTCCCATACATATTGCTGCCTCCATTGGTGCGGAAGTTACCATTAGATTTATTCTTGAAAAGTGCCCTAATAGTGCCCGATTGCGCACTGCTCAAGGACGGACATTCCTTCATGTTGCCGTTGAGGAAAGAAGATTGAACATAGTATCCTTTGTTTGTCAAACTCCATCTTTAGCTTGGATCCTGAATATGCAAGACAATGATGGGAACACTGCATTGCATTTAGCTGTCCAAGCTGGGAAGCTTCGAATGTTTTGTTCTCTATACCGGAATAAGGAAGTGCACTTAAATTTACCAAATAATAATGGACAAACTCCCGTTGATTTATCCAGAAGCTTGGTTCTACCGGGGATGCATTATATTGAGGTAATATACCCTTGTTACTACTATTTATCAAGGCTTGGGCACTTCAAGCTTAACAAAAATAATCCATGGCTAATATCTTCGTATGGTGTTCATAATACCCTTTTTTCAGAACAATGAACGGAAGATACACATGGCACTCACAATGATTGATGTTAAACATATTAGTCTTCGCTGGAATGAGTTTTATGAAATGTATAATCGTCCACTTAAACCAGAGGACGCGGTCAAAGAAGCAGAGAAGGTGAAAGATTTAAGCCAAATGCTAGGAATTGGTTCAGTTTTAGTAGCAACTGTGACCTTTGGTGCAACTTTTGCTGTTCCGGGAGGTTTCGTAGCGGATGATCATAAAAATAAAGGCACACCAACACTTGCCGGGACGTTTACCTTTGACGCGTTCATGATGGCCAATGCATTAGCTTTCATTTGCTCCTCAATGGCTATGATTGGTCTCATGTTCTCTGGATCTTCTATGGTTGACTTGAGGATCCGCAAATTTAACTTGGGTGCATCCGTGTTGTTAATGGCGAGTTCAGTAACAAGCTTTTCTGTTGCTTTTGCATTGGGCATGTATATAGTGCTAGCGCCCGTAGCTTTTCCTACAGCCATTGCGGTCTCTATGCTCGTTCCTCTTGTAGTGCTATATGGAAATTTTGAATACTTGGTAAAATGGGCTATTCTTATAGAACCGCTCTACGTTAGGATGAGTTACTTGGCACATTGGAAGTTAGCATGCTTGGTTGTTGCTCAAATGGTCATGGCAGTCTGGCCCTTCATAGTTATCTTCGGTTGGGCCACAATTGCATGGAAGCTGCAGAACCACTGATGATAAGAAGCACCAAATATGTGACGAGTTGAATAAATGAAGTGGGTCTGTTCATAAGCATCTGTTTGTTCAAAAGCTATACTATGTATAGTTTAATTTTGTGTGTGTTCTTGACATGGCTTGTACCTTTTCTTTCTTCAGAGTACTTGTGTTTGTATATAAGAAGTAAACAATGTTACTCCccccgatccaaattaattgacactcttttagtacaactttgtactatatCTTCCAACAACTACATGCTGAATGGTTGTGTGACTGATTGACGCTTCTGCCAAGTATCCATCACCTATCGGGTTGTGGCTCTCCGACAGCCCGCTTCATCTAGGCATCTAGCTGTGCCATGGCCACTGGTCAGGCTGAGTGGATAGATGCTTCTGCCATTGACGAGGACTCTGCTCTCGACACTAAACAGTACACTGCAGGACACTAAACAGTACATAATACGATTACTGCAGCGACAGATACAATATGTCTTTTAAGATCTGACTAGCTACCAATGCTTGGGAGATAGTTGACTGGTGGACACCGTTGGTGGTGATCTAGATCAGGAGGTGGTGCGGTGTCGCATCTACCGCACCGGTGACGGCGGGTCTCGGTGGTGTGGTGTAGTGGAATCTCGGTGATGGGCGTATGTTGATGGACAAGCGTAGGGTGGTGGCGTTGTCTGACGTCGTGATGGCATCGACCGTAGCTGAGCCTGACAAGGTCAATACGTTGATATCTACTGAAGTTGAGATAGCAGAAGATGGCAGCGGCGGATTCTGAAGCATGCGCATGGAATGCGCATTGATGGTGCTCTTGGCTCACCGTGGAGCAGCTTGATGAGACTGCCAAATTATATGGCGTGTGTTGATGCGATGTCAGGGCGCACTTAATAAATTAGTAGGTGTAGCGACATTAAATGCCAGAAAGATGGCTTTGCATTGATCTATGTATTTGTTTGTCGGACTCTGTTGAATAATATAATAAAGATGACTGTGTTGCAAATTTGGACCATCAAGTTCAATCTCATGAATAAACTTACTAAATCACACAAAATCTTATTTTTATCAGGGGGAAACTAATCATCAGAAGAAGTTGGAGCAGATATATGACCTGGCCTGAAGAATCGGTTCCCGTCTCCATCA
This DNA window, taken from Triticum aestivum cultivar Chinese Spring chromosome 1D, IWGSC CS RefSeq v2.1, whole genome shotgun sequence, encodes the following:
- the LOC123156952 gene encoding ankyrin-1-like, which codes for MASSTSVAPPSSPNALAVRHADGQQLQVIDGKTSRRGGDTTPESINPLLLASVCYGSAGALNFLFNREDAKVAPMIMPTQAFLDLLVGYTPSRSTRRRLTVLHASGGVEDVVDQLDLQAATPLLKGITAEGDTALHVVASHGDNLEFLECARIIVKRYQALLFSLNNKDDTPLHCAARAGHSKMLSCLIEVATSHKRLHELLRQENMCKETALHDAVRIGSNDIVMRLLAADSDLANYPKEGTSPLYLAISLQKDIIARTLHEKSDGNLSYFGPKGGNALHAAILRGTGTKSSILKLISAPD